ACGATATGTTTACCACGATGTCATTCAATTGGACGATTTGGAGAAATTGATTGATTGCAACTTCGTTCAAGTAAATCCATTCCTAAgaatcctttttgtttttttttttttttttttttttttgccttttgttttttgtttgttttaaaTTGGTTTATTTTTTGTAGTCTTACACGACAAATAAGGCAAAGGTGGTATTTTTAAACCATCGTCCTCAATCTCGACCTTTTAAAAGCTCAGGCAACAGCTGCTATACCTGCGAGAGGAGTCTGCAAGACCCATATATTTTCTGCTCTCTTTTCTGCAAGGTCACAACCATAAATTAAACCCCACTTCAGGGCATTTCGTGCATTTTCCTTATCTGGGTTTTCTCCTCTACCATTCCAGGTGCAGCATCTAGTGAGAGAGGAAGGCGGACTGTCGAAATACCTCCGCGACTGTGAATTCCTACCATTGTCGGAAGGAGCGAAAGCAAAGTGCTCCTTTTGGTTGTGATGCAGGTTCTACGGTGGTGGTAAGGAGGCGGCGTATGATAAGAGTAGGGCCTTTATCCACTGCTTCAACCGCGGTTTCAACAGGGGGTCATTTGGTTGTGATGCAGGTTCTACTTGGGGTTGTTCCATCTCGATTTGCTCATCGTAATACTCATGGTTGTTTGGGTAATAGGTGTCCTCATTACCGTAGTAATGGAGGTTCCTACCTTGTGGACACTCATTAGAAAAGTGCCCCATCTTTTTGTAATGGTAACAATCAATGCCCCGCCGTTCTCTTCTAAGGGAaggattaagattaggatttaggACCTCGCCTCCCATTGTCATGTCCCTGCACCACCAGTTGCCCTGGGTACGAAATTTGTGGCGGATGGTGTTGCAAAGGTTGAGGTTGCCTTATAAGCTGAGCCTGTATCTGTGGGGGTGGCTAAAAAGGGTGGGGAGGTGATCGTAGCCCTACGTTGGAGTCTGGTTGAGATGCAGATCCAAACCCCTTCCCATAGAAGGTTCCCCAACTGGAGAACCAAAACATTGGAAAGTATGCTGTTGCAGCTACTGTTCAACTCATCGAGCCTTCCGATGAACATCATCAACTGACTTGAAATCATACATAACCATCTCGCAATGGATCTCTTGGCGTAACCCTGCCCGATAGCGGTTATTGTTACACAGTCTGTACCTGCAAGCTTAAAACAGACATAAAGCTCGTTGAACTTTTCGATGTAGTCATCCACCGATAAAGTTCCCTATTTAAACACAAGGACCTGTAGAAGAGTATCCGTGTAATCTGAAGGCAAATACTTTCCAACTTCTCTCTCATGTCAACCCACCTGGTGATAACAAGATGACCCATGATGAGATTGTTGTCATCAATGCTTCGTCACCAAATTCTTGCTGGGCCCTTCAACTTAACCTTCAAAAAGGCCACTTGCAGGACATCATCCATGTCGTGCCATGCAAAATAATCTTCCGGCGTTGTAATCCAATCGACCTAAGCATTTGCATCAAGACAACCCATGAAGTCCAAAACTTCAACCCATACTTTCTTGGTAATATCATGTTTCTTAGGCATCTCTATCGCGGTGTCATGGGCCCTCTCCGCAAAGAGCCGTTACATAAAGTCGTAAACAGATTGCTGAGGACCCATACCATTTTGATTTGCTGAATATTCTAGTTGAAACCCTTGTTGTGGGTTTGGATCACCATCAGGATCTCCGATAGGATCAGGTTGCTCACAATATTTTTCTCCACGTACTTGGTCAACAATGATTTCCAGGCTGGCTACCCTTGCAAATAGCTCAGTCATGCAATTGTCTCGCCGTTGAGCCTCCCTCGATAGACGTTACCACCACGGGTAGACATTATGACGTCGGAAAGTAATGGACAGAATACGGttgatttctttatttatttatttatttttgttttggggGTTTCAATGGGATGGAATGagttgattttggaattttaatggggctgattttgggggttttaatgggctggaatagggctgattttgggggttttaatgggttggaatatggctgattttggggaTTTTTAATGGGTTGGAATGGGCTGATTTTGTGATTTTAATGGGTGGACTATGGCTGATTTTGGAGTTTTAATGGGTTGGGCTAGGGCTGATTTCGGAGTTTTAATGGGTTGGAATGGTGCTGATTTTGAGAGTTTTAATGGGCTGAAATATGGCTGattttgaggattttaatgggttggaatatggctgattttgggttttaatgggttggattgTGGAGGTAGATGGCTGAAATTTTTTTGGCAAAGTCTCCCCTAGTAAATTGGACTTTTGGattttgtaaaagaaaagaaaaaaggtgaTTGGGGGTATAGGAGGAATGGATGCAATGaagtaaataaagaaaaataggcAGAATTTTATGATTAAAGAACCTAAAAACAATAATATCGAGATTGTTGTTGATCCAAGACTTCAACCCAACCGTTGGAAGCTAGCTCTAATACCAAACTGGCGTAACCTGCAGATGGGAAGGATCCGCTCAAGTGTAGGCACCTTCAACCTAAgcacaagaaatcaaacaaataGAGAGAACGATTGTAGAAATTTAATTCAATTCAAAGGTGCCTTGACACTACTAATCACAGGCCCCTATATAAGCTTTGAAACATACATATAAGGAAAATTCATAACGTCATTGACAACCAATGACTTATTACaaatatggaaaataaataaaagggatttGACTAATGGATTATTTATAGCTAGCAAATTGATTTCGCTAGCTAACTACCTAAATAGGCTAGCTACCTAAATATGAGGCTTGGGCCTCTTTATTGATGGACCAACTGTTGGACTTGGGATTAATGGTCTTGGGCCTGGCCCATGGATTGTGGGCCCAGATCAGCTTGCATCACCCCTTCATCTCAAGAAGAGGATTCAATGATTTAGATGCCTCATCATTCGGGGAAATTCTCCGTTCGCTCGATTTTCAATTTGATTAACGAGTTGCCTCGCACCTAGGACCCCCTCATTTGTTCCTTATATCCTTGTATTAAGACATAGAGTCtagctttctttcttttctatgcATTCATAGCGAAGACTTGATGCAAGTCAGCATCTGCTGACTATATCGAGCCTCTAGTCTTTGGAAAGCAATTGCGTCGATAGATCATATGTTTCATAGAGGGATCGCCCTTTTGCGCTTGGGAATGGCCATCTTATCTGTCTTTTGGGTAGATGCTTCATGTGGCAATTGGGTGCATGCTTCAAGATCTTTTTCCAAGAATGATTCGTCTCACTCTAGATTGGTTCATCTCTATAGCCCATTGTCACTCAATTTGCAACGGTTCTGTTGTTTGGAATCCAATTTTTTGTAGGGACATGATGGATAAGGAGATTGTAGAGTTGGTCAGTTTATTGGACCGTCTGACGAATATGGCCCCTTCATCTCAAGAAGAGGATTCAATGATTTGGATACCTCATCATTCGGGAAAGTTCTCTATTCGCTTGTTTTTTCAATTTGATTAATGAGTTGCCTCGCACTTGGGACCCCCTCATCTGTTTCATCATTGGTTTTATGGAGCCCCCCAGTTTATATTTGGCTAGTTGGAAGAAAGAGAGTTCTTACCATTGATAATCTTCAAAGGAGATCCTTCGTCCTCCTTAATATCGGTTTGATGTGTATAGAGAATGCGGAGACAATTGATCACCTTTTTATTCACTGCCCTTTTGCATGTAAAGTGTGGGAAGTTTTCCTTATCTTCTCACATATATAGGGTGATGCCGAAGACTATTGAAGACCTCTTGTGAGCTTAGCATGTGGATGGAGTAGGGAAATTTAGAACGTTGTGAGGAGATTTATTATCATATTCATGGCTTTATTTTGGTCTATCTAGAGGGAGGGGAAAGGTCGGTGCTTCTAGAATGAGAGTTCTTCGGTGGAAGGGATTATCAACAAAGTTAAGGGTCTTGTTTTGGTTTGGGCTCCTAATGTAATTCAGCAAAGGGtgctatttcttttttctttttttagtccTAGTGCTGGGTTGTTTTCTTTTCTCGCTTTTCAGTGGGTatcttaataaaatttcagttgTCTAAAAATAATGTTCACCTCCATTATCAACATGATTCCAGAGTACATTATGAGACCCAGGTGTAGACACTGATGATTTGATACGGTCACACAAAACAGGTATGGCAACAAAATGATCAATTTCTGAAAATATAGGACAAGGAAATTAATAAAAGGCACAATGCACACACTATCTGTATTCAGTCTTGTGGTTTTTACTTGGAACATCAGACCGTTCTATTTTAAAGTTTATTCAATTTAAACAAGATATTGTTCTAGGCGCCTATAAGTTATAACATTTCTTGTCTTAAaatttgataggattttaaaaacaGTGAAGTCAGCACaaaagtcatcatcatcatcacctaagccttatcccaactaattgggctcGGCTACATAAATCTTTTTTTGTcaatccactctatcaagggccataacttcagcaTAACTGTTCAGGTAGCACATTTGCTTATAACCTACCAGCATTCGGGAGCATGTTGAGTCCAACATGATATGTTTAGCATCTAGAACAATGAAGAATCTGTGCATATTAGTTTAAAAGTACTCCCAAATCACAGATGTTTAATAGAGAGAACTTCAACAACCCACCACATAATAGAATAGAAAAAATAGTCAATAAAATACAGTTGGAGAAAATAAATAGATTCAGTTGCAATAATGAAGAATTTGGAACTAAGCCCTTGCCTACTTACTCATGAGCATATCTGTCGAAAGTAGCAGAAGTTAGTGCAACAGAATCTTCGCCATATACTTCGTCGACTTCATCTCCATGATTTTTAACTTTTGGGATTGGTCCCCGGTGAAATTCAGAACCAGTTGGATTTAAGTTGTGAtctattgaaaactttctaacTGTTTTTGTTATATTTAGCCTGTTCTGCAAATCAGAGGACTTGGATTCAGGTGACTGTTAACAAGGACCAGGGAAAAAAATTTTGAGTGGAAATATTGGCATTTCAGATGGAAAAGTGACTGGCAATGTCTATACAAGTATTTCAAATTGAAACAGAAATGAAGGTCGACCGGCATATAAAAAACATCCATAATCCAGTAGAAATAAAATAGGTAGCATTATTTTTGGAAACTAGAAATACAACATATCATTGATTGGTAGCAGGGTGGGCTCGTGCAATGTCTTCCACATTGTTATTTgtgtaatgtatcacacccttgggatacggatatatatcagttatcgcacaggatatattggttgtattgtgtaatttattgttgttgttgggaaatattgggaaattgctcgaatttttcaatgaaacttcagggattgttaaaaaagacaccaatacacacttagaaattttaaaaaaaaaaaaaaaatttaaaaaaaaatcacaaaaattaagttcacataataggtttcctttgtatagggcattttttgactgaactaatgcaactatattcaaagtcaattcgtaaaatatataaatgtaagaagaggAACACAGGCATTgcattcaaaagtaaaagaataagtagaaaactagaaatatacctgcagattttgatgtgtgtgtgtgtgtgtgtgagaaatgctcacacacaactagttggacagtgcattttggtccaactagttgaTTAATTCAAGGACtaattaatgctatttaatacCAAGACAGAAAAGTTATTCTAAGAGGAAAAGTAGCCAGCGGTGGTGGCCCCATTATAAAGTTAAAGTGAAATCTAACCCAGccatcaggtgagtcaccctATATTAGAACCGTGCATTAAAAAAATCGGCCTCATCTATGGTTCATGTGCACCACATGATTGAAGACAGTGTACAAGgaaaactcaccctccaaactatttttattggtttggcccacatgaatcatgtatgcccctgatttttggacattatgcatagatttttagtgtgtcatcttaatggttggagtagatttcacatgctTGTCATGTTGAGCttggtaaaaatcaagggtggacgtctctcccaatGTTTCCATTGCTGTGGCTGAATTGAATCAAAGGTTAGCATGGTTTTTTGGCTCCAAGCCCATAATGGAACTATGCATCCAATGATTGGAGTGAATCTTacttacacatcatggtgggcctgtaaaaATAGGAGGGTGGTTGTCCGCGCTGTGGCACCACTCGATAAGTCACGAAGGTTGGTCATTTAGATGGACCTGCTATGGTGTTAATTTGAAATCCACTTCCACCATCAAGTGGATCACCCAATGTTAGATCAAGGGACTTAAaatcagtcccaacatgatttatactttttatccacaccgtccatacatattttcaaatcattttaggatatgatccaaaaaatgaggcagatccaacgctcaagtggaccacaccacaagaaaaagtggagattgaaggcctaccttcaaaaacttcttgggtttcacagaagttttggatcaagctgatatttgtattttcccttcttcatccgggtctgtttgactttatgaataggttggatggcaaataaacatcatggtgggcgttAGGAAGGTGTCAACGCCGagcatcattgttcccactgtttcttttggtgggtttcacctgagctttgtatcagcctcagttttggggccatgccttcaagtaatatgagaaaatggatggatggtgtggataaaataaatacatcagtgaGGCACACAGATCTTTGCCATCTATAGACGCGCATGCCGTGTGGTACGCTACACAATCTAAGTCCGTTCCAGAAGGTATCGGTCTGGGAACTAGTCTATTTTCTGGGAACCGGTGCGAGAGGGACGCCAGCAGTGATATTTTAGGAGGCCACACGTTGATGTGTATATGAGAtcaaatccaaccattagatgtgtaatcctatgTTAAGATAGTAGCCAAAAAATCAGATAATATGTTATTAATTTGAGTCACACAaaggaaaatagttgggagagagacatccaccctcgatttttacagggcccactataatgtgtatgtaaaatcGATTACACCCATTAGATGCGAAACCAAAAGATTGGCTTAaaggctaaaaaatgaagctcacatgtgattcaagtgggtcacatttagGGAACAGTGTAGCGGGTCAGATTTTCCGATAAAAATTTTCCAatacgtgtggcccatctgaaataAAGATGGGCAGCTTTTTTGGCCCTGGGTCAAACAGagggtgactcacctgatggttggggtggattttactTTAACACCACATTGAGGCCCACCCAAGCTGGGTACTCCTTTCGCAAGGTAACCTCGTGTAGCTTCTTTTCGCACAAgagcatttattaacattagttaaTATGTAAATTAGGCTATGGATGTCAGGAGAAAATGGGATGAATTAGGAAGCTGcacacatgtgatgtatttatgcgATGCAGTAAATGTATAAGAAATCCGGTCCATTAATTAGGTAGGAtttcttttagggcctgtttggctggactgatcccacggtattaggagggatgggatcgcgatatcccgagatatgcatgacgagccaaacagacccggtgaacctgtcctgggatataagcaatcccatggagcttaaaacaatccactgacatcaccatcattaccataaaattgatcccatcccttggttggacggattggaaggtaaaatccagggatatgccgggcatgccaaacagacccagtgaacttgtcctgggatatagcaatcccatggatcctaaaccaatccactaacaccaccatcattaccttaaaatccatcccatccctcctaatcccatgggattcgcccggtcaaacaggcccttaaacaagtgaaggacataaattattatttttaatgattaatggtatgatatttatttacaagaAAATGGGGctattagaaattcattttagCCGTACATATTCAACTTGTATGCGTGGCTTCAGTGATGATGATAGTATATTAAATTTTAGTAGATAAAATATAATTAGTAGGCTTATTTAATGGACAAACCAgatctttgacatataatttctATCATACTTATGTAAAACATGATATTACGGATCCTCACATGTAGTATATCACTTGGgatagaaaaataattttttgctATTTAATacccagctagttggaccaagttgatttgtccaactagttgtgtgtgagcattactctctctctctctctctctctctctctctctctctctctctctctctctatacatatatatatatatattaattatatttttcaattattttttaattaattttttccctaaaaatccccaaattgcCAAGAATGTGTAGATAAGGTTAtatgcatgtttgattttgtgtttggacactAAGATTGTAACTGATTtaggaaaatttgggaaaattgtgAATTTTACCCATCTCCCCCATaacttgaaatcaaagctccaaatccataaattttcatgtaaaacatgaagaaTTATGGATTTCTTACAATTTGACAATATTTATACcatataaaaatggaaaaaataaattaataatataaaataggCACCTTTTAGAATCTGGCCCCAAGAAGCTTCCGATCACGATTTCAAGGATTTTCTTCCAATAAACTAGAGAGGATTGGTCAAAATCACCTCACAATGTGCTAGAAAGAAATTTTttgtttttgcaaaaaaaaaaaaaaaaaagagtcgatttttatgaatttttcagGATTTTACAGATCAAACAGCACGGGTTTCCTTTTATCCCTTTCGATATTGCACTCGATATCGATATATCACATGGTACATTAAGATTTTATCAAGGGAGAGTGGATATATCGCGATATCATGAAATGTATTGCACAataccatgaaaaatggatattaaagGTCGGTTTTGAATTGCCCAGCTGGGATaacagatatatcgtgggatacatCAGTGATATCCAAGATACTGAAAACTGCATAACGATGATATGTATATATggattagtgttttaaatagcgtgtagcgtatagCATGGCGTTTGGCCCtctatagtgtgtagcgtaagctacatagcgtatAGCGTAAACtacacaatccttaatattttttattaaaataatagaacatatgataaaatttactaaatgcataatttctatgagttcttgACTACAAATCTGAATCATCGACCACTTATTTTCATGCAAAATCCCTCTCTTTGCCTTTAGACATTTCTAAGTAtgacttcttttttatttattgaaacatcacaaattcatgatatagaccacaatttggatggtccggattgatctaagtgctctatctaCGATAttgaccacaatttggatggcccgGATTAGGTTAATGTAGTGTCATGTGTCACaggtataagtcatcaccattttaaaataggcgtttaactaacatagaaaaaataaccaaaaaaaaatgagatttcaggtAGCTTACGCTATCCACGCTACACTGCATGTAGCGTACGCTAGCTTACGATACATACCTTGTAGCTTACACTACTAGGGAATTACGCTACATGTGTCCGCTACGTAGCATTTTcgctacgctacgctacgtagcgtacactACACACTACGCTACAGCGCTACTAAAAACACTGATATGGATTTCTACTTTAGTATGAAATATATCTTGAAACATCGCCATTTTTTAGACATCTAATTTATTAGCATTATAAATTACATTGTTTAAGCATGTTTCTGCTTTAAAAGGGGCAAATAGTTTTCTCCTACTTATTTGTTACTCAAGGGCCTTTATTTTAATGGTGTTGCTGAAGGGACTCTTTGGATTTGTGGAagaacaataaaagaaaaaagtaaaaaagaaatgaTGTTTCCCAAGAATCACTGTTTCTAGAAAATTGTGGGAATTGAAAAGCTATTTCCCCTTAATttttttcaacaagattttcttgaaaaagTTTCCACCAATTCCAAATTTGTTGTTTAGCAAAACGAAAATTTTAATGGAAATTGAACATGTAAGATCGCACATGTGTGGTGCAGATGACGAATTATGGCATGTGTCACATTGGGCACATGTCGGACATTGATACATCATGGGCACTTGATGATGGATAATGgcacatgttgtacatgtggggcaCTTAAAGATGGTCGGTGGCACATGATGCACATGTCacatattggcacatgtgggacATGTGACGCAGCTGAATATGGACAGTGGCACATGTAGCGGACTGGCACATTGGCAAAAGTGGGGTGTACTGTGGTCGATGATGACAACACCACTTGTTGCCCATACAGCATTAACACTTGAagatggcatgtgttgtgcatgtGTCACATTGTCACGTGTAGCGCTTTAAGATTGATAGTGCCACACTTTGAAGATGTGGGATGGAGGCACGTGGGGTGCTTGAACATGGACAGTGGCACACATGTGAGGCAATTGAGGATGGTTGGTGGCACATGTGGCTGACATGTGGAGCACTTCGTAGAGTGATGGGTAGTTTCCTCTCCTTTccctcaattttttgaaaaacaagTTTCTTCAATATGGGCAAGGAAATGAAAAATGAGCATTTTTCAAGACATGGAAGGAATGAAATTGGCGTTTCCAGGAAATTTACAAGAACAATGGAAACACTGTTTTGGCAGATATGGCATTCCTTCAATTTATGTTTCAgcgaatccaaataggccctaagggaTACTTTACCCATGTATCCCTTGGACACAAGGGAGGTGGATAAGGAATCATTTTTAATATCAAGAAAGT
This region of Magnolia sinica isolate HGM2019 chromosome 1, MsV1, whole genome shotgun sequence genomic DNA includes:
- the LOC131239283 gene encoding protein RGF1 INDUCIBLE TRANSCRIPTION FACTOR 1-like; this encodes MHETARKNEKNIFCLDCYTSIYPHCLSLHRSHRLLQIRRYVYHDVIQLDDLEKLIDCNFVQSYTTNKAKVVFLNHRPQSRPFKSSGNSCYTCERSLQDPYIFCSLFCKVTTIN